AAACTTACACCTCATTGCGAATTTCTGGATATACAAAGACAGAAATCAGACAGCAAATTTATAATAATCGTGTTGTTAATAAAGAAGCTTTTGCTAAGTTCCAGCGTCTTAATCCTGAAAAAAATTTAGGTGATACACTGAAATCTTTAGCGATTGAAGACCCTCACCATCCTCCGCTTTATTATGTCATAGCACGATTGTGGGCACAAATCTTTGGCACTTCGGTGACAGCCATCAGAAGTTTGTCTGTCATTATTAGTTTGTTGGTATTTCCTTGTGTTTATTGGCTGTGTCGAGAATTATTTAACGTACCTTTTTCAGTACCTTTTTTGGCGATCGCACTCACAGCAATCTCCCCAATTCATCTCATCTACGCTCAAGAAGCACGAGAATATATTCTTTGGGTTGTCACAATATTAATCTCTAACGCTTCTTTGCTAAGAGCTTTACGATTAGAATCAAAACCACAAGTAAGCGATCATCGCACTGTCACATGGGCAGTTTACACGTTTGCTTTAGCGCTCAGTCTTTATACATCTTTGCTCAGTGGATTTGTTGCGGTTGCTCATGGAATTTATGTCATGACAATCACAGGATTTCGCTGGACTAAAACAGCCAGACTTTATACAACAGCATCACTTTTGAGCTTTTTAGCTTTTACGCCTTGGATTTTAGTTATTCTAACCAACCTGTTGCAATTTCATCGTGGAATAACAGAAACAACAGGTAAATTGTCACCATTTACTTTAATTCAATCTTGGCTACTCAAGCTAAGTCAGATGTTTTTTGATTTCGACTTTGGCTTAGAAAATCCTTTCAGCTATTCCATAACCTATATTTTTTTGATTTTAGTTGGATATTCAATTTATTTTGTTTGTCGTACAACTCACCCAAAAATTTGGTTATTCATCGTGTTATCGATGGCTGTACCAGCACTACCTTTGATGCTTCCAGATTTATTTTTTGGAGGAACGCGGACAATAGCATATGAGTATTTAATTCCTTCTTATTTGGGAATTCAACTAGCAGTTGCTTACTTCTTTGCTTATCAGCTCTATGATGGGATTCTCGCACTCCGGAGAATTTGGCAAATAATATTTGTAGTAGTTATTGTCTGTGGTGTGCTTTCTTGTGCTGTCAGTTCTCAAGCAGAAACTTGGTTGAGTAAGGGTGTTAGTTCTGGGAATCCACAAATCGCCAAAATCATCAATCAGGCTTCTCGTCCGCTTGTGATCAGTGATTCTTTTGGAATGCTTCCTGGAAAGGTCTTTTCTCTGAGTTATCTTGTAGAACCAAAAGTACAATTTCTGTTGATGAAGGACAAAAATATTCCTAAAATTCCCAATGGTTATACTGAGGTATTTTTACTGAATCCTTCAAGCACTTTGCGTCAAGGAATCGAAAAAAAATATAAGTCTAAACTATATAAAGTTTATAGTCAAAAATATGACTCACTATGGAAAGTAGATAAAACTTCAAGGAATCAAAAATTTAATTAATATGTATCAATAAATACTAATGTATATTTTGCTGTGATGATTATCATAGAAAACGGAGGCTTACTGACCTGGATTTGGTATTATATGGACTCAGCTTAATTACTTAACAAGTCTTCAAATTTATGATCTGAGCCTCCAACTAGCAGGTTCGCAGCCAGCAAAATATGACAGAAACACCTTTTTCACGCCAGATACCTACGGAGGGAGACCCTCCTACAGTACTGGCTCCCTTACACCCCTGTGCTTATTGAAACTTATGGTATACTATTGTAACACCAATTGCGTATTTGGAGCGATTTTACAGCCTAGATAAAGCTCCTAGTCATACTACTGGTAGTAGTGGTTTGGATTGATCGATAGTCAGCCAATTTTGGATTTGGGATTTGGGATTTTGGATTGACTCCACCCTAAAGGTGACTCGAATTTTGGATTTTGGATTCCCGAATTTTGGATTTTGGATTTTAAATTTTGGATTAAGGAATTGAAGAATTCCCGGATTAAGGGACTTTTTTGAGCCAACCTCAATTCTTTAATCGGCTTTTCTTTAATCTAAAATCGACGGATTAAGTTAACTCGTGGGACAACGAACCAACCCAATCTAAAATCTAAAATCGCAAATCTAAAATTGACGGATTGAGGAATTAATTCCGTCCTAGAAGGACGGGGCTTGTACCGACCAACCCCCAATCTAAAATCTAAAATTTAAAATCTAAAATCGTCCCGGTCAAGACTCTTGTTGAAGGGATGGGGAGTCGTGTGAAAGTCCGCTCCAAATAAAGACAGGGGAGGATTTTTAGTGTAATTTTAACTCTTTACTTGCAATTCTTGGTTGGAAATGGGATTATTGCTAATATTATCGTAATTATTGTTTCGTTTGATTGACAAAATGACATATTTAGCCTATGGCATACTTTATCCTATAACTGCATGATAATATCCACCTAAAAACCAGCTTTCGAGTGTAGGGCAATACATAACTTCTTCAGAGAATTCCTTCAAAGGGAAGATACTTTGCTATGGAGAATCAGTATTAAATCAGGTTATACACTCAGTCCCTGTTGATTGATTTAACTTAATTTAGGTTTTCTAGGTGCATAACTAGTCCTTCAACTTCAATTCGTAGTAATAATTATTAAACTGACAAATGACACAAGAAATCGCTATCAAGAAAAAATGGGCAGTCAAACGAATGACCCTAAATTTGGCATCAAC
This portion of the Brasilonema sennae CENA114 genome encodes:
- a CDS encoding glycosyltransferase family 39 protein; this translates as MRHIKLAPNWLRFLIVVVLVVGVFFRFFNIDGKVYGHDETYTSLRISGYTKTEIRQQIYNNRVVNKEAFAKFQRLNPEKNLGDTLKSLAIEDPHHPPLYYVIARLWAQIFGTSVTAIRSLSVIISLLVFPCVYWLCRELFNVPFSVPFLAIALTAISPIHLIYAQEAREYILWVVTILISNASLLRALRLESKPQVSDHRTVTWAVYTFALALSLYTSLLSGFVAVAHGIYVMTITGFRWTKTARLYTTASLLSFLAFTPWILVILTNLLQFHRGITETTGKLSPFTLIQSWLLKLSQMFFDFDFGLENPFSYSITYIFLILVGYSIYFVCRTTHPKIWLFIVLSMAVPALPLMLPDLFFGGTRTIAYEYLIPSYLGIQLAVAYFFAYQLYDGILALRRIWQIIFVVVIVCGVLSCAVSSQAETWLSKGVSSGNPQIAKIINQASRPLVISDSFGMLPGKVFSLSYLVEPKVQFLLMKDKNIPKIPNGYTEVFLLNPSSTLRQGIEKKYKSKLYKVYSQKYDSLWKVDKTSRNQKFN